One Janthinobacterium sp. TB1-E2 genomic region harbors:
- a CDS encoding nucleoside hydrolase encodes MDKPLKKIWLDTDPGFDDWLTMLLLGSNPAIEWLGVSVVAGNAPVDITYDNALRIKAHDGLTVPIYRGCDQPLAGVIETAQRILGDSGMPTTGEILPPGAATDAAGHAVDALIAAVRAHPGQITIVAIAPMTNIATALAKAPDIAEKIVEIILMGGSTDQGNHTAAAEFNIYADPEAAAQVFQAGIPLRMFGLNLCRQLLVTNGEVQQLRAIGTPRAQLLSGYLEAYVRIRSADGSVPMPMYDPVVALYLEAPQLFQFQSAHVAIELTGELTRGMTVCEFRVPRRAPINMQVAMLADGPAAIELLMRRLAGILA; translated from the coding sequence ATGGACAAACCCTTGAAAAAGATCTGGCTCGATACCGATCCCGGTTTCGACGACTGGCTGACGATGCTGCTCCTGGGCAGCAATCCCGCTATCGAGTGGCTGGGCGTGAGCGTGGTGGCGGGCAATGCGCCCGTCGACATCACCTACGACAACGCCTTGCGCATCAAGGCCCATGATGGCTTGACGGTGCCGATCTACCGCGGCTGCGACCAGCCGCTGGCCGGCGTCATCGAAACGGCGCAGCGCATCCTCGGCGACAGCGGCATGCCGACGACGGGCGAGATCTTGCCGCCCGGCGCGGCTACGGACGCTGCCGGCCACGCCGTCGACGCGCTGATCGCCGCCGTGCGCGCCCACCCTGGCCAGATCACCATCGTGGCGATTGCGCCGATGACGAATATCGCAACCGCGCTGGCCAAGGCGCCCGACATCGCGGAAAAAATCGTCGAGATCATTTTGATGGGCGGCTCCACCGACCAGGGCAACCACACGGCGGCGGCCGAATTCAATATCTATGCGGACCCGGAAGCGGCCGCCCAGGTGTTCCAGGCCGGCATCCCGCTGCGCATGTTCGGCTTGAACCTGTGCCGCCAGCTGCTGGTGACGAATGGGGAAGTACAGCAGCTGCGCGCCATCGGCACGCCGCGCGCGCAGCTTTTGTCCGGCTACCTGGAAGCGTACGTGCGCATCCGCAGCGCCGACGGTTCCGTGCCCATGCCCATGTACGACCCCGTGGTGGCCCTGTACCTGGAAGCGCCGCAGCTGTTCCAGTTCCAGAGCGCCCACGTGGCCATCGAATTGACGGGCGAACTGACGCGCGGTATGACGGTGTGCGAGTTCCGCGTGCCGCGCCGCGCGCCCATCAACATGCAGGTGGCGATGCTGGCCGACGGCCCGGCCGCCATCGAACTGCTGATGCGGCGCCTGGCCGGCATTCTTGCCTGA
- a CDS encoding ABC transporter ATP-binding protein: MSYLELHKLNLGYAKNTTSVKDLDLHVEQGELISLLGPSGCGKTTTMRAIAGLMPLQSGRIVLDGREIGKLAPNKRNIGMVFQSYALFPHLNVYDNIAFGLRLRKVAPALLKTKVEAVIAAVGLTGFETRLPAQMSGGQQQRVALARAIVVEPALLLLDEPLSNLDAKLRVQMRAELRRIQRELGITMLYVTHDQEEALALSDRIVVMNGGRIEQLAAPEAVFNTPSTRFVANFMGFENLFDYRDGALHHAGASLPYTSPVAAGTTVLGWRPDKVRVCAADDVAGQYPGTVLARGFLGDTVEYLLQTPLGQVKGICAAGGAAWREGTAVSFVLPADSALWLGA; encoded by the coding sequence ATGAGTTATCTGGAACTGCACAAGCTGAACCTCGGCTACGCCAAGAACACGACGTCCGTGAAAGACCTGGACCTGCACGTCGAGCAGGGCGAACTGATTTCCCTGCTGGGCCCCAGCGGCTGCGGCAAGACCACCACCATGCGCGCGATTGCCGGTCTGATGCCGCTGCAGTCGGGCCGCATCGTTCTGGACGGCCGCGAGATCGGCAAGCTGGCGCCGAATAAACGCAATATCGGCATGGTGTTCCAGTCGTATGCGCTGTTCCCGCACCTGAACGTGTACGACAACATCGCCTTTGGCCTGCGCCTGCGCAAGGTCGCGCCGGCCCTGCTGAAAACGAAAGTGGAAGCCGTGATCGCCGCCGTGGGACTGACGGGTTTTGAAACCCGTTTGCCGGCGCAGATGTCGGGCGGCCAGCAGCAGCGCGTGGCGCTGGCGCGCGCCATCGTCGTCGAGCCAGCCCTGCTGCTGCTCGATGAACCGTTGTCGAACCTGGACGCCAAGCTGCGCGTGCAGATGCGCGCCGAGCTGCGCCGCATCCAGCGCGAACTGGGCATCACCATGCTGTACGTGACGCATGACCAGGAAGAAGCGCTGGCCCTGTCCGACCGCATCGTCGTCATGAACGGCGGGCGCATCGAGCAGCTGGCCGCGCCGGAAGCCGTGTTCAACACGCCGTCGACGCGTTTTGTCGCCAACTTCATGGGTTTTGAAAACCTGTTCGACTACCGCGACGGCGCGCTGCACCACGCGGGCGCCAGCCTGCCGTACACGTCTCCCGTCGCCGCCGGCACCACGGTGCTGGGCTGGCGTCCGGACAAGGTGCGCGTCTGCGCCGCCGACGACGTTGCAGGCCAATACCCGGGCACCGTGCTGGCGCGGGGCTTCCTGGGCGACACCGTTGAATACCTGCTGCAAACGCCGCTGGGCCAGGTCAAGGGCATTTGCGCGGCCGGTGGCGCCGCCTGGCGCGAAGGCACGGCCGTCTCGTTCGTGCTGCCTGCCGACAGCGCCCTGTGGCTGGGTGCCTAA
- a CDS encoding ABC transporter permease has product MKESLFSRAVLWLVFLFLLGPFAIVVLAGFSGGETLAFPPESYSLRWIIEVWSAPEFRRAFQTSLEIGLIATVIALLLGIPVAYAFSRMPPPGIGAIRQVLTSPLIIPAILVGLGLLHHLVLTINAPVYVGLLIGHIALLIPYSVRVVYASLVNLRVDIEDAAITLGASRLRAFFMIVLPNIRNAVIAAFFLAFVTSFNQVPVSLFLTGPGISTLPIEMLGHMENSFDPSIAALSTLLVLFTMAFVMVTEKVLGISKYM; this is encoded by the coding sequence ATGAAAGAAAGCTTATTCTCGCGTGCCGTTTTATGGCTGGTGTTCCTGTTCCTGCTGGGGCCTTTCGCCATCGTCGTGCTGGCAGGCTTTTCCGGCGGCGAAACCTTGGCCTTCCCGCCCGAGTCGTATTCGCTGCGCTGGATCATCGAAGTATGGTCGGCGCCCGAGTTCCGCCGCGCCTTCCAGACCAGCCTGGAAATCGGCCTGATCGCGACCGTCATCGCGCTGCTGCTGGGCATACCCGTCGCGTACGCGTTTTCGCGCATGCCGCCACCGGGCATCGGCGCCATCCGCCAGGTGCTGACGTCGCCGCTGATCATTCCCGCCATCCTCGTCGGTCTGGGCTTGCTGCACCACCTGGTGCTGACGATTAACGCGCCCGTCTACGTGGGCCTGCTGATCGGCCACATCGCGCTGTTGATTCCGTATTCGGTGCGCGTCGTGTACGCCAGCCTGGTGAACCTGCGCGTGGATATCGAGGATGCCGCCATCACCCTGGGCGCGTCGCGCCTGCGGGCGTTTTTCATGATCGTGCTGCCGAATATCCGCAACGCCGTGATCGCCGCCTTCTTCCTCGCCTTCGTCACCTCGTTCAACCAGGTGCCCGTCTCGCTGTTCCTCACGGGGCCCGGCATCAGCACCTTGCCGATCGAGATGCTGGGCCATATGGAAAACAGCTTCGATCCGTCGATCGCTGCCCTGTCGACCTTGCTGGTCTTGTTCACCATGGCCTTCGTGATGGTGACCGAGAAGGTGCTGGGCATTTCTAAATACATGTAA
- a CDS encoding ABC transporter permease, translating into MFADPKKRLGLLLVLPALIFIVVCFLLPVLALLVDAFRVGDGMQWGVDRFIDFFSQEFNRTIFWRTLRIAALVTLAAIILGYPAAQAVARVSPKWRGLVVGMMILPLMVSPIARTYAWIVLLGRNGAVNAALVNMGFTEEPLRLLFSEFAVFVGLLQLLLPLMLMSLAGALENLPRDVEPAAATLGANPWQVFCKVTLPLTQEGLVVGGTLVFTGCVTAYVTPALLGGTKVLMLETLLYQKVSVESDFGAANVIAVILVCMTLLVNAGLKRISSSRSSV; encoded by the coding sequence ATGTTTGCTGATCCAAAAAAGCGCCTGGGACTGCTGCTGGTCCTGCCGGCGCTGATCTTCATCGTCGTCTGCTTCCTGCTGCCCGTGCTGGCTTTGCTGGTCGACGCCTTCCGCGTCGGCGACGGCATGCAGTGGGGTGTGGACCGCTTCATCGACTTCTTCTCGCAGGAATTCAACCGCACCATCTTCTGGCGCACCCTGCGCATCGCCGCGCTGGTGACCCTGGCGGCCATCATCCTCGGCTACCCGGCCGCGCAAGCCGTGGCGCGCGTGTCGCCGAAGTGGCGCGGCCTGGTGGTGGGCATGATGATCTTGCCGCTGATGGTCTCGCCGATTGCGCGTACCTACGCCTGGATCGTGCTGCTGGGCCGTAACGGCGCCGTCAACGCGGCACTCGTCAACATGGGCTTCACGGAAGAGCCGCTGCGTTTGCTGTTCAGCGAATTTGCCGTCTTTGTCGGCCTGCTGCAATTGCTGCTGCCGCTGATGCTGATGTCCTTGGCGGGCGCGCTGGAAAACCTGCCGCGCGACGTGGAACCGGCTGCCGCCACCCTGGGCGCCAATCCATGGCAAGTGTTTTGCAAGGTCACCTTGCCGCTGACGCAGGAAGGCCTGGTTGTCGGCGGCACGCTCGTATTTACGGGCTGCGTGACGGCCTACGTGACGCCGGCCCTGCTGGGCGGCACCAAGGTGCTGATGCTGGAAACGCTGCTGTACCAGAAGGTCAGCGTGGAGAGCGATTTTGGCGCGGCGAATGTCATCGCCGTCATCCTCGTCTGCATGACCCTGCTGGTCAACGCCGGCCTTAAACGTATTTCCTCGAGCCGGAGTTCCGTATGA
- a CDS encoding ABC transporter substrate-binding protein, with translation MKKHLMLALSLGLLANAAHAEKRELVISAYPIAQPLFMKYVYEPFKAKCGCDIKVETGNNADRIAKLVVHAKNPVIDLVLLSDSGMLEAAQKGVIQPMDYSKLSNYKALYDVAKNPIGGNYAVGYTLYSVGLVYRSDKIAPLTSWKDLWRPELKGRVAFPDVSTTQGPLMLRMADAAWGGKTDDYATGFAKIVGMKGNVVTFSKNSAQLAALFAQDEIWAAPVARFTWSQMLKTGLPLKWSIPAEGQAAGMNVMGIVAGSKNADLAYQLMDFWLSKEVQTQLATNLVDSPVNKDVRLSVAAAQFNTYGADQINSLKFVKPETIIKQRSNWMTQWNKAMSK, from the coding sequence TTGAAAAAGCACCTCATGTTGGCGTTGAGCCTAGGCTTGCTGGCCAACGCCGCTCACGCGGAAAAACGCGAGCTGGTCATTTCGGCCTACCCGATTGCCCAGCCCTTGTTCATGAAGTATGTGTACGAGCCGTTCAAGGCCAAATGCGGTTGCGATATCAAGGTGGAAACGGGGAATAACGCGGACCGTATCGCCAAGCTGGTGGTGCACGCCAAGAATCCGGTGATCGACCTCGTGCTGCTGTCCGATTCCGGCATGCTGGAAGCGGCGCAAAAGGGCGTGATCCAGCCCATGGATTACTCCAAGCTGAGCAATTACAAAGCCTTGTACGACGTGGCGAAAAACCCCATCGGCGGCAACTACGCCGTCGGCTACACGCTGTACTCCGTGGGCCTGGTGTACCGCAGCGACAAGATCGCCCCGCTGACGTCCTGGAAGGACTTGTGGCGCCCCGAACTGAAAGGCCGCGTGGCCTTCCCCGACGTGAGCACCACGCAGGGCCCGCTGATGCTGCGCATGGCCGATGCGGCCTGGGGCGGCAAGACGGACGACTACGCGACCGGCTTTGCGAAGATCGTCGGCATGAAGGGCAACGTCGTCACGTTCTCGAAAAACAGCGCGCAGCTGGCGGCTCTGTTCGCCCAGGATGAAATCTGGGCCGCGCCCGTGGCGCGCTTTACGTGGTCGCAAATGCTCAAGACGGGCCTGCCCCTGAAATGGAGCATCCCGGCCGAAGGCCAGGCGGCCGGCATGAACGTGATGGGCATCGTCGCCGGTTCGAAGAATGCGGACCTGGCCTACCAGCTGATGGATTTCTGGCTGTCCAAGGAAGTGCAGACGCAGCTGGCCACCAACCTGGTCGACTCGCCCGTCAACAAGGACGTGCGCCTGTCCGTGGCGGCCGCGCAATTCAATACCTATGGCGCCGACCAGATCAATTCGCTGAAATTCGTCAAGCCGGAAACCATCATCAAACAGCGCAGCAACTGGATGACGCAGTGGAACAAGGCCATGAGCAAATAG
- a CDS encoding porin, which produces MNKWMTGTMVVGGLLAAHGVAQAQSSVQVYGLLSAGIGYVSDEGKGSRTHALSGTNQNPRIGFRGQEDLGNGTKAVFVLENGFNVMTGTASQSGRLFGRQSYVGLSSNDKGTLTLGRQYEAVKDLLGPVVIASNGVHIGDNDNGYNNLRVQNAVKYVSPNISNLSFTGLYGFSENPEDSNRNRVYSMGAGYKVDAFSWAVAYTKMDRPNSPDAPNGAIGNDYGSSLLIFNKSAVKGAGVDSQAIAGTGGFYNVGKTKFGALYTNVRYHYLDQSNLTLQNVDLNVNHKLTEALNLGASYFFTTGKYDVINKTPKWHQVNFQADYFLSKRTDIAITWSYQKAAGDATFARVFGFGASGGKTQSVLIAGMRHYF; this is translated from the coding sequence ATGAACAAATGGATGACGGGAACGATGGTGGTGGGGGGCTTGCTGGCGGCGCACGGCGTGGCGCAGGCGCAAAGCAGCGTGCAAGTGTATGGCTTGCTGTCGGCCGGTATCGGCTATGTATCGGATGAAGGCAAGGGCAGCCGCACGCATGCGCTGAGCGGCACGAATCAGAATCCCCGCATCGGTTTCCGCGGCCAGGAAGACCTGGGCAACGGCACCAAGGCCGTCTTCGTGCTGGAGAACGGTTTTAACGTCATGACGGGCACGGCCTCGCAAAGCGGCCGTCTGTTCGGCCGCCAGTCGTATGTGGGGCTGTCCAGCAACGACAAGGGTACGCTCACCCTTGGCCGCCAGTACGAAGCCGTCAAGGATCTGCTGGGCCCCGTGGTCATCGCCAGTAACGGCGTGCACATCGGCGACAACGACAATGGCTACAATAACCTGCGCGTGCAAAACGCCGTCAAGTATGTGAGCCCGAACATCAGCAACCTGTCGTTTACGGGCTTGTACGGCTTCAGCGAAAACCCGGAAGACTCGAACCGCAACCGCGTTTACAGCATGGGCGCCGGCTACAAGGTCGACGCCTTCAGCTGGGCCGTCGCCTACACCAAGATGGACCGTCCGAACAGCCCCGATGCGCCGAATGGCGCCATCGGTAACGACTATGGCAGCTCCTTGTTGATCTTCAACAAGAGCGCCGTCAAGGGCGCCGGCGTGGACAGCCAGGCCATCGCCGGCACGGGAGGCTTTTATAATGTCGGCAAGACCAAGTTTGGCGCGCTGTACACCAACGTGCGCTACCACTACCTGGATCAAAGCAATCTGACCTTGCAAAACGTGGACTTGAACGTGAACCACAAGCTGACGGAAGCGTTGAACCTGGGCGCCTCGTATTTCTTTACCACCGGTAAATATGACGTGATCAACAAGACGCCGAAATGGCATCAGGTCAATTTCCAGGCCGATTACTTCCTGTCCAAGCGCACCGATATCGCCATCACCTGGAGCTACCAGAAAGCGGCCGGCGATGCGACGTTCGCCCGCGTGTTCGGCTTCGGCGCCTCGGGCGGCAAGACGCAAAGCGTCCTGATCGCCGGCATGCGACATTATTTCTGA